One Archangium violaceum genomic window, CTCAAGGAAGGCAACTGGGACGAGCGGTTGTGTCGCGGCAACCTCATCTCGAGGGTGAATTACGCGGTGGACATCCATCATTGGGGATACGGCGACGGCCGGTCCTGGGACGAGCGAGAGCGAGAGAAGGGGGAGGCACGTGGCGCGGGACGCGAACTCGAAAATACGGCTGGCGGCGGTCGGTGATCTGCACTGCCGGGAGGATCAACACGGCCGGTTTCGTCAGCTCGTCAAACAGATCAACGCGGAAGCGGACGTGCTGTTGCTGTGCGGGGATCTGACGGATCGAGGCATGGTGGAGGAGGGCAAGGTGCTCGCCGAGGAGCTGTCGGCCCTGCGGGTGCCGGCGGCGGCGGTGCTCGGCAACCATGACTACGAGCACAACCAGGCGAAGGAGATCTGCGGCGAGCTATCACGGGCGGGGGTGCACGTCCTCGATGGGGACCACTTCATCTTCGAGAAGGTGCTGGGCGTGGCCGGGGTGAAGGGCTTCGGCGGCGGCTTCGGCAACGCCACGCTGCAGGCCTTCGGCGAGGGGCAGACGAAGTCCTTCGTGCAGGAGGCGGTGCACGAGTCGCTCAAGCTGGAAGCGGCGCTCAGCCACCTGGACACCCCGAAGAAGGTGGTCATCATGCACTACTCCCCGGTGCCGGAGACGCTGGAGGGCGAGAACATCGAGATCCGCCCCTTCCTCGGGACGAGCCGCCTGGCGATGCCGGTGGACCACTATGGGGCGGAGGCCGTCTTCCACGGCCACGCACACCATGGCGCGCCCGCCGGAAAGACGAAGAGCGGCATCCCCGTCTACAACGTGGCGATGCCGCTCCTGACGAAGATGCACCCCGAGCAGCGCTTCCTGCTGCTCGAGGTGTGAGGCGGGGGCTCAGGGCGCGCTGTTCGCGGCCGGCCCGGCGTCCAGGAGATCCGTCAGGGTCAGCGGCAGCGCGTCGAGGGCCGACTTGTCCAACTCGAGCACGTCCTCGGACGAGCCGCGGGCCCACACGCGCTGCGGGTTGCCCTTCACCGGGTTGCCGATCCTCAGCCGGGCGATGAGCTGGCCGCCGCCGTCCATCAGCGACACGCCCCGGGACGTGTCGCTGATGCCATAGCGGGCCCAGTTCTTCGGGTTGGCCTCGGTGATGGCCGCCGCCTCGAGCTTCTCCAGCGAGTTCAGCAACGAGGCCACCTTGAATTCCCTGGCCAGGCCGTGCAAGGGCGCTTCCACCTCCCAGCGCTGGGTGTCCGGGACCTTCACCAGCGTGAGCGTCTCGCCGCCAGCGGCCGGGTGGACGATGAGCCCGCGAACGTCCCTGGCCTGGACCGCGAGCACCTTCTTGTCCTTGAAATCCAGCGGGGGGACGTCCAGGTCATTGATCGTCCCCCTGTCCACCACGCCGAGCATGACCTCCGAGCCCCACTCGGTCATCGCGAAGGTCTGCTTCGCGCCCGCCAGCGGCACCTCGGCCAGGCGCAAGCGCAGGGGCGTGCCGATCTTGGGGACGAAGGTCGCGTCCACCAGGGGCTGCTCCATCGCCTTGCGCGCCTTCTCCTCCCCCTCCTCGGGCCTGGGGAAGGAGAGGATCCTGCGGAAGCGGAGATCCGACACCATCCGGGCCACCCGTTGGGGAGCCGCGCGCAGCGCCAGCGGCTGCGTCAGCTGCCACGGCTTGTCGGTCGTGGCACGCTCCAGGGTGAAGGCGTTCCTGCTCGCCTTCACCTCGATGCGCAGCAGCGAGGACTCCTCCAGGGGAAAGACCTGGCGGTCACGCCATTCAGCGGTGGTCT contains:
- a CDS encoding DUF4340 domain-containing protein, which produces MNASQKNLVTLLAATVVAGGLGLYAYFGVMKPEEEEVQRKQAEATLFPVNAPEAGGTDGGAPPALRFTWVSVELPHSKTEMELQEGVWRVTSPVSALAEKTQVDNLIGELAAAKFKATIEENPTDADLERYGLKPPRATVTARAYVPDAQGGGKDDPSRQHSVTFYLGIENRFDGTAYLRREGDPRVYSAGGALRFALQKTTAEWRDRQVFPLEESSLLRIEVKASRNAFTLERATTDKPWQLTQPLALRAAPQRVARMVSDLRFRRILSFPRPEEGEEKARKAMEQPLVDATFVPKIGTPLRLRLAEVPLAGAKQTFAMTEWGSEVMLGVVDRGTINDLDVPPLDFKDKKVLAVQARDVRGLIVHPAAGGETLTLVKVPDTQRWEVEAPLHGLAREFKVASLLNSLEKLEAAAITEANPKNWARYGISDTSRGVSLMDGGGQLIARLRIGNPVKGNPQRVWARGSSEDVLELDKSALDALPLTLTDLLDAGPAANSAP
- a CDS encoding metallophosphoesterase family protein translates to MAAVGDLHCREDQHGRFRQLVKQINAEADVLLLCGDLTDRGMVEEGKVLAEELSALRVPAAAVLGNHDYEHNQAKEICGELSRAGVHVLDGDHFIFEKVLGVAGVKGFGGGFGNATLQAFGEGQTKSFVQEAVHESLKLEAALSHLDTPKKVVIMHYSPVPETLEGENIEIRPFLGTSRLAMPVDHYGAEAVFHGHAHHGAPAGKTKSGIPVYNVAMPLLTKMHPEQRFLLLEV